A window of the Terriglobia bacterium genome harbors these coding sequences:
- a CDS encoding ATP-binding protein, with amino-acid sequence MSGDRKSGPAPEQDFRICLEETIPGDVEAIAPLVQRVTDILIERGVVPGHEAEIALALQEALANAVRYGARKDPGKKVHLTLSCGERRGMKIVVRDPGTGFDPASVPNPVSADGLLSDHGRGLHMIRALLDKVHWEKNGTEIHMTKF; translated from the coding sequence ATGTCAGGTGACAGGAAATCAGGCCCCGCCCCCGAACAGGACTTCCGCATCTGCCTGGAAGAAACCATTCCCGGCGACGTGGAAGCCATCGCTCCGCTCGTGCAGCGGGTCACCGATATCCTGATCGAGCGCGGAGTCGTTCCCGGGCACGAGGCGGAGATCGCGCTCGCGCTCCAGGAGGCGCTGGCCAACGCCGTCCGTTACGGCGCGCGGAAGGATCCCGGCAAGAAAGTCCACCTCACGCTCTCCTGCGGCGAAAGGAGGGGCATGAAGATCGTGGTGCGGGATCCCGGGACAGGGTTCGATCCGGCCTCCGTCCCCAATCCCGTGTCCGCCGACGGCCTCCTCTCGGACCATGGCCGCGGCCTGCACATGATCAGGGCCCTGCTCGACAAGGTGCACTGGGAGAAGAACGGCACCGAGATCCACATGACGAAATTCTAG
- a CDS encoding LeuA family protein, with the protein MRDGLQSPSVRDPSLPEKIEILHLMEGLGINALDLGLPGAGPRAVESVEALAREIVNNKMKIQGNCAARTHENDIRPIADIVQRTGLAIEAATFLGSSPIRRYTEGWTDDFLLHTTEKAVKYARSLGLEVMYVTEDTTRCDPETVKRLYSAAISHGARAIVICDTCGHATPTGVFALVKFVIDEVVKPSGEKIRVDWHGHCDRGLAVANSMAALAAGADCVHACANGIGERVGNTQMDLMLVNLKLMGVEPWVHQDLTRLKDYCEAVARATRIPIPKNYPVVGEDAFRTATGVHAAAVIKALKKNDRELADTVYSGVPAHFFGMEQVIDIGPMSGKSNILYWLERRGMPATDEVVERIYRRAKASDRTLTDTEILECCQNSAVSSSD; encoded by the coding sequence CTGCGCGACGGCCTGCAATCGCCCTCGGTGCGCGATCCCTCGCTCCCGGAAAAGATCGAGATCCTCCACCTGATGGAGGGACTGGGCATCAATGCGCTCGACCTCGGGCTGCCGGGCGCGGGCCCGCGCGCGGTGGAGAGCGTCGAGGCGTTGGCGCGCGAGATCGTGAACAACAAAATGAAGATCCAGGGCAACTGCGCCGCGCGCACCCACGAGAACGACATCCGCCCCATCGCCGACATCGTGCAACGCACGGGGCTGGCCATCGAGGCCGCCACCTTCCTCGGTTCCAGTCCCATCCGCCGCTACACCGAGGGTTGGACCGACGACTTCCTGCTCCATACCACGGAAAAGGCGGTGAAGTACGCCCGCTCGCTCGGGCTCGAAGTGATGTACGTCACCGAGGACACGACGCGCTGCGATCCCGAGACCGTCAAGCGCCTGTACTCGGCCGCCATCAGCCACGGTGCGCGCGCCATCGTGATCTGCGACACCTGCGGGCACGCCACTCCGACGGGCGTCTTCGCGCTGGTGAAATTCGTGATCGACGAAGTGGTGAAGCCGTCGGGGGAGAAGATCCGGGTGGACTGGCACGGGCACTGCGACCGAGGGCTGGCCGTGGCCAACTCGATGGCGGCACTGGCGGCCGGGGCGGACTGCGTCCACGCCTGCGCCAACGGAATCGGCGAGCGCGTCGGCAACACCCAGATGGACCTGATGCTGGTGAACCTGAAGCTGATGGGCGTGGAGCCCTGGGTCCACCAGGACCTCACCCGGCTGAAGGACTATTGCGAGGCCGTGGCCCGCGCCACCCGCATCCCCATCCCCAAGAATTATCCGGTCGTGGGCGAAGATGCCTTCCGCACCGCCACCGGCGTGCACGCCGCCGCGGTCATCAAGGCGCTCAAGAAGAACGACCGCGAACTGGCCGACACGGTCTACTCCGGAGTCCCGGCGCACTTTTTCGGCATGGAGCAGGTGATCGACATCGGCCCGATGAGCGGCAAGTCGAACATCCTTTACTGGCTGGAGCGGCGCGGAATGCCCGCGACCGACGAGGTGGTGGAGCGCATCTACCGCCGCGCCAAGGCTTCCGACCGGACCTTGACCGACACCGAAATTCTCGAGTGCTGTCAGAATTCTGCTGTCAGCAGCAGCGACTAG
- a CDS encoding methylmalonyl-CoA mutase family protein — MGAPSGVNKDENANARFTTISGVPIRRLYTQADLPKDWNYEKYLNYPGQPPYTRGIHASGYRGKLFTMRQFSGFASPEETNERYKYLLASGGGGLSVAFDLPTLMGYDSDHPASEGEVGKCGVAIDSLEDMEILFNGIDLEKTTTSMTINSAASVLWAMYLVVAEKQGADWKELGGTIQNDILKEYIAQKEYIYPPAPSMRLVIDTFEFGSRFTPKWNTVSISGYHIREAGSTALQELAFTIYDGVEYVEWARRRGLDVDEFGPRLSFFFNAHNDFFEELAKYRAARKIWYRLMKDRFGAQHDRTRLMRFHTQTAGVSLTAQQPMNNIARVALQALAGVLGGTQSLHCDGYDEALALPTAEAARTALRTQQIIAYESGVTQTIDPLGGSYFLEKITLDMEKGAFDYFEKMDAMGGMVKAIERGYPQKEIAEASYQYQRAVEAGEKIIVGANQFTNDEPEPQNILYIDESVGAAQTRKLKALRARRSNDEVRRRLDALKRAAAQEPVAPKDGNISPANTMPYIVDAVRAYATVGEICEALKQVYGTYTEVSIT, encoded by the coding sequence ATTGGCGCGCCCTCGGGCGTCAACAAGGACGAGAACGCCAACGCCCGCTTCACCACCATCTCCGGTGTGCCCATCCGCCGCCTGTACACGCAGGCCGATCTGCCCAAAGACTGGAACTACGAAAAATATCTGAACTATCCCGGACAGCCGCCCTACACGCGCGGCATCCACGCCAGCGGATATCGCGGCAAGCTTTTCACCATGCGCCAGTTCTCCGGCTTCGCTTCGCCGGAGGAAACCAACGAACGCTACAAGTACCTGCTCGCCTCCGGCGGCGGCGGGCTTTCCGTCGCCTTCGACCTGCCCACGCTCATGGGCTACGACTCCGATCATCCCGCGAGCGAAGGCGAGGTCGGCAAGTGCGGCGTCGCCATCGATTCCCTCGAGGACATGGAGATCCTCTTCAACGGCATCGACCTGGAGAAGACCACCACCTCCATGACCATCAACTCGGCCGCCTCGGTACTGTGGGCGATGTACTTGGTGGTCGCCGAGAAGCAGGGCGCTGATTGGAAGGAACTGGGCGGCACCATCCAGAACGACATTCTCAAGGAATACATCGCGCAGAAGGAATACATCTATCCGCCCGCGCCCTCCATGCGCCTGGTGATCGACACTTTCGAGTTCGGCAGCAGGTTCACGCCCAAGTGGAACACGGTCTCGATCAGCGGCTACCACATCCGCGAGGCCGGCTCGACCGCGCTCCAGGAGCTGGCCTTCACCATCTACGACGGCGTGGAGTACGTGGAGTGGGCGCGCCGACGCGGCCTCGACGTGGACGAGTTTGGCCCGCGTCTCAGCTTCTTCTTTAACGCGCACAACGATTTCTTCGAGGAGCTGGCCAAGTATCGCGCCGCCCGCAAGATCTGGTATCGCCTGATGAAGGACCGCTTCGGCGCCCAGCACGACCGCACCCGCCTGATGCGTTTCCACACCCAGACCGCGGGCGTGTCGCTCACCGCGCAGCAACCCATGAACAACATCGCGCGCGTCGCCCTCCAGGCGCTCGCCGGCGTGCTCGGCGGCACCCAGTCGCTGCACTGCGACGGATACGACGAGGCCCTCGCCCTGCCCACCGCCGAAGCCGCGCGCACCGCCCTGCGCACCCAGCAGATCATCGCCTACGAGTCGGGCGTCACCCAGACCATCGACCCGCTCGGCGGCTCCTACTTCCTCGAGAAGATTACCCTCGACATGGAGAAGGGCGCCTTCGACTACTTCGAGAAGATGGACGCGATGGGCGGCATGGTGAAGGCCATCGAGCGCGGCTATCCCCAGAAGGAGATCGCCGAAGCCAGCTATCAGTACCAGCGCGCGGTCGAGGCCGGAGAGAAGATCATCGTCGGCGCCAACCAGTTCACGAACGACGAGCCGGAGCCGCAGAACATCCTCTACATCGACGAGTCGGTCGGTGCGGCGCAGACCCGCAAGCTCAAAGCGCTGCGCGCCCGCCGCTCCAACGACGAAGTCCGCCGCCGCCTCGACGCCCTGAAGCGCGCCGCCGCCCAGGAGCCAGTCGCTCCCAAGGACGGCAACATCTCACCCGCGAACACCATGCCCTACATCGTGGACGCCGTCCGCGCCTACGCCACCGTCGGAGAGATCTGCGAAGCCCTGAAGCAGGTCTACGGGACGTACACCGAAGTCAGCATCACGTGA
- a CDS encoding M20/M25/M40 family metallo-hydrolase has translation MPSIPNTESVVAPTVRQQVQRVAALPPVHAAFGWFRTHENELRDRQLELVRIPAPPFGEEARGEWLRARFAEIGLDDVHVDEVGNVFGLLPGSDAVRPLVAVTAHIDTVFPATTLLNVRREGERLFGPGISDNGAGVTGLMALASAMQATGVPHAAGVLFIGNVGEEGEGDLRGMRHIFSHPRWKDAIGYTVVLDGAATDTIVTQGLGSRRFEVTIHGPGGHSWSDFGMPNPIAVLARAIVKLTQTPLPAEPKTSCNVGVIGGGSSVNSIPESASMRVDIRSALDGNIDQVERALREAVAWSIAEAHAQTHDHRDHVSYEIKLIGNRPAAELDPDAYILQVMRAVDQHLGNITRQHRASTDANIPMSLHKEAISTGAGGSGGGAHTVHEWYDPAHRELGLKRILLAVLTLAGLPDAEKG, from the coding sequence ATGCCTTCCATCCCCAACACCGAATCGGTGGTCGCTCCGACGGTGCGCCAGCAGGTGCAGCGGGTTGCGGCGCTGCCCCCCGTCCACGCCGCCTTCGGCTGGTTCCGCACGCATGAGAACGAACTGCGCGACCGCCAGTTGGAACTGGTGCGCATCCCGGCGCCTCCCTTCGGCGAGGAGGCCCGGGGCGAGTGGCTGCGCGCGCGTTTTGCCGAGATCGGGCTCGACGACGTCCATGTGGACGAGGTGGGCAATGTCTTCGGCCTGCTGCCGGGCAGCGACGCGGTGCGGCCGCTGGTGGCGGTCACGGCCCACATCGACACCGTCTTTCCCGCCACCACGCTGCTGAACGTGCGGCGCGAGGGCGAGCGTCTCTTCGGCCCCGGCATCTCCGACAACGGCGCGGGCGTGACCGGCCTGATGGCGTTGGCTTCGGCGATGCAGGCCACCGGCGTGCCGCACGCGGCGGGCGTGCTCTTCATCGGCAACGTGGGCGAGGAGGGCGAGGGAGACCTGCGGGGGATGCGGCACATCTTCTCCCACCCGCGCTGGAAGGACGCCATCGGCTACACCGTGGTGCTCGACGGCGCCGCCACCGACACCATCGTCACCCAGGGCCTGGGCAGCCGGCGTTTCGAGGTCACCATCCACGGCCCGGGCGGGCACTCGTGGAGCGACTTCGGCATGCCCAATCCCATCGCCGTGCTGGCACGCGCCATCGTCAAGCTGACCCAGACCCCGCTGCCCGCCGAGCCCAAGACCTCCTGCAACGTGGGCGTGATCGGCGGCGGCAGCTCGGTGAACTCCATCCCGGAGAGCGCCTCGATGCGCGTGGACATCCGCTCGGCGCTGGACGGAAACATCGACCAGGTGGAGCGCGCGCTGCGCGAGGCCGTCGCCTGGTCCATCGCCGAGGCGCACGCCCAAACCCACGACCATCGCGACCATGTCAGCTACGAGATCAAGCTGATCGGCAACCGCCCCGCGGCCGAGCTCGACCCGGACGCCTACATCCTCCAGGTGATGCGGGCCGTGGATCAGCATCTGGGCAATATCACGCGCCAGCACCGCGCCTCCACCGATGCCAACATTCCCATGTCGCTGCACAAAGAGGCGATCAGCACCGGCGCGGGCGGCAGCGGCGGTGGAGCCCACACCGTCCACGAGTGGTACGACCCGGCGCACCGTGAACTGGGGCTCAAGAGGATCCTGCTGGCCGTGCTCACCCTGGCCGGCCTGCCTGATGCGGAGAAGGGATGA
- a CDS encoding TolC family protein has product MNDAIALALENNLDLAIARYNLSIADTDILRAKSGGSIRGVATGVVQGTPGGGVQGFGSGAPGAGAGGTTTAAGGAGTGAAGQVLTTTGVGAPVSSYDPILSANLNIEHQSIPLSSSFVTGTSSLQQNLGNANFNYFQAFGSGTSMNVAFNNQRIATNNSRSLVDPSVSSGFRLTVQQHLLSGFGFLPNLRFIRIAKNNREISDVSFRLQVITTVTQIQNIYWDLVNAYEDMKAKERSLALAQKTLGDNKKQVEIGTLAPIEITRAESEVSTREGDLIVAQTTLQLQQLLMKNAISRNLSDPTLAAAPVIPTDIMTLPAQEPVVPVQDLVADAVSHRAELAQSRIDLTNRDINKKSAANALLPTLDLVAFYGNSGLAGAQNVNYFDTCPPAPVTPGCVPPGSIATTGFYDAFHQTLHHTFPDYSVGFNVTIPIRNRSAQADQVRSELEYRQAQMRLQQLQNQIVIEVRNAQFSVQQNRARAAAAQEARRLAQESLGAEQKKYALGASTNTLVLQAQRDLATAESNLVQAMSAYEKARVELDRATGRTLLSTGISMDDAESGTVTKPPVVQGVTPRSDISVQPAPQPNPQTGTEPPK; this is encoded by the coding sequence CTGAACGATGCCATCGCGCTCGCGCTGGAGAACAACCTCGACCTGGCCATCGCCCGCTATAACCTGTCCATCGCAGACACCGATATTCTGCGCGCCAAGTCCGGCGGGAGCATCCGCGGTGTCGCCACCGGCGTGGTCCAGGGTACCCCGGGCGGAGGTGTCCAGGGGTTTGGCAGCGGCGCTCCGGGCGCTGGAGCGGGAGGCACGACCACGGCGGCGGGAGGGGCCGGGACCGGCGCAGCGGGCCAGGTGCTGACCACCACCGGCGTCGGAGCTCCGGTGTCCTCCTACGACCCCATCCTGAGCGCCAACCTGAATATCGAGCATCAGTCCATCCCCTTGAGCAGCTCCTTCGTCACCGGCACCAGCAGCCTGCAACAGAATCTCGGCAACGCCAATTTCAACTACTTCCAGGCGTTCGGCAGCGGCACGAGCATGAATGTGGCCTTCAACAACCAGCGCATTGCGACGAACAACAGCCGCTCCCTGGTCGATCCCAGTGTCAGCAGCGGATTTCGCCTGACCGTGCAGCAGCACTTGCTCTCAGGCTTCGGGTTCCTGCCCAACTTGCGCTTCATCCGCATCGCCAAGAACAACCGCGAGATCTCCGACGTTTCCTTCCGCCTCCAGGTCATCACCACCGTCACCCAGATCCAGAACATTTACTGGGACCTGGTGAACGCCTACGAAGATATGAAAGCCAAGGAACGCTCTCTGGCGCTGGCGCAGAAGACGCTGGGCGACAACAAGAAACAGGTGGAGATCGGGACGCTGGCGCCCATCGAGATCACGCGCGCCGAATCCGAGGTTTCGACCCGCGAAGGCGATCTCATCGTGGCCCAGACCACCCTGCAACTCCAGCAGTTGCTGATGAAGAACGCGATCTCGCGCAATCTGAGCGACCCCACGCTGGCCGCCGCGCCCGTGATCCCCACCGACATCATGACGTTGCCGGCGCAGGAGCCGGTGGTGCCTGTCCAGGACTTAGTGGCGGACGCTGTGAGTCATCGCGCGGAGCTGGCCCAGTCCCGCATCGACTTGACCAACCGCGACATCAACAAGAAGTCTGCCGCCAACGCCCTGCTGCCGACCCTGGACCTGGTCGCTTTCTACGGCAACTCGGGCCTGGCCGGCGCACAGAACGTCAATTACTTCGACACCTGTCCGCCGGCGCCGGTTACACCCGGCTGCGTGCCCCCGGGGTCGATCGCGACCACGGGCTTCTACGACGCCTTTCACCAGACCTTGCATCACACCTTCCCCGACTACTCTGTCGGCTTTAACGTGACCATCCCCATCCGCAACCGCTCCGCGCAGGCCGACCAGGTGCGCTCGGAGCTGGAATACCGCCAGGCGCAGATGCGCTTGCAGCAGCTCCAGAACCAGATCGTCATCGAGGTGCGCAACGCGCAGTTCTCGGTGCAGCAGAACCGGGCGCGCGCGGCCGCGGCGCAAGAGGCGCGCCGCCTCGCCCAGGAGAGCCTCGGGGCCGAGCAGAAGAAATACGCCCTCGGCGCTTCGACCAACACCCTGGTCCTGCAGGCGCAGCGTGACCTGGCCACCGCGGAATCGAATCTGGTGCAGGCCATGTCGGCCTACGAAAAAGCGCGCGTCGAACTGGACCGCGCTACCGGACGCACGCTGTTGAGCACCGGCATCTCCATGGACGACGCCGAGAGCGGCACCGTGACCAAGCCGCCGGTGGTGCAGGGTGTGACCCCGCGCTCCGACATCTCTGTCCAGCCCGCCCCGCAGCCGAATCCGCAGACCGGGACGGAACCGCCGAAGTAG
- the truA gene encoding tRNA pseudouridine(38-40) synthase TruA: MLRGHPVTRNLKITLAYDGADFFGWQVQPDKPTVQGALSDAIARVTGTQVLAQGSGRTDAGVHALAQVASCAIDSPIPAANLVTALNDVLPPGIRVRTVEDAPEDFHARKSAKAKTYRYRIYRGDICPPFLARYVYHHPYPLDEPAMMAAANLVTGEHDFTSFAAVDPEKCCEDEEKSKVRNVSFSRWERRHGDELVYLVRGNGFLHHMVRNLVGTFLLVGKNSLDTAAFRTILEAKDRSAAGPTAPANGLYLVSVEY, encoded by the coding sequence ATGCTGCGCGGCCACCCCGTGACCCGAAACCTGAAGATCACTCTCGCCTACGACGGCGCCGATTTCTTCGGCTGGCAGGTGCAGCCGGACAAGCCTACGGTGCAGGGCGCGCTGTCGGATGCCATCGCGCGGGTCACCGGCACGCAGGTGCTGGCGCAGGGCTCGGGGCGCACCGACGCCGGCGTGCATGCGCTGGCCCAGGTGGCCAGTTGCGCCATCGACTCGCCGATCCCGGCCGCCAACCTGGTGACCGCGCTTAACGACGTCTTGCCGCCCGGCATCCGCGTGCGCACAGTGGAAGATGCGCCCGAGGATTTCCATGCGCGTAAGTCGGCGAAGGCCAAGACTTATCGCTACCGCATCTATCGCGGCGACATCTGCCCACCCTTCCTGGCGCGCTACGTCTACCATCACCCCTACCCGCTCGACGAGCCGGCGATGATGGCCGCCGCCAATCTGGTGACCGGCGAACACGATTTCACTTCCTTCGCCGCCGTCGACCCGGAGAAGTGCTGTGAAGACGAAGAGAAGTCCAAGGTGCGAAACGTCTCGTTCTCGCGCTGGGAGCGGCGCCACGGGGACGAGCTCGTGTACCTAGTGCGCGGCAACGGGTTCCTGCACCACATGGTGCGCAACCTGGTGGGGACATTCCTGCTGGTGGGCAAGAACTCGCTGGACACCGCGGCATTCCGCACGATCCTGGAAGCCAAAGACCGCTCCGCCGCGGGGCCGACGGCTCCGGCGAACGGGCTCTATCTGGTTTCGGTGGAGTATTGA
- a CDS encoding aldehyde dehydrogenase family protein: MATEVQVTAPRIAVHDPASGALLSELDCATPDDVRTAVERAAAAQPAWAELDVRRRVEILKSFQRRLYETKDAVAELITREAGKPVTEALLTEVLVVLDAARFFIENAHALLHDQPVPHANPIMKAKRGWLRREPHGVVGIISPWNYPFSIPATESLAALVAGNAVVLKPSEFTPLSALELGKLLAAAGVPQDVFQVVVGEGPAGAALTGSAIDKLVFTGSVPTGKRVAQAAAARLLPVVLELGGKDPMIVLDDADLDVASSAAVWGAFVNCGQACLSVERCYVHRSLYDKFLEACVAKTQRLRVGKGLDPQTDVGPLIHQRQLEMVESHVEEARSRGARVLAGGQRRIDLGPNFYAPTVLADVDHTMRIMREETFGPVLPVMSFDTEEEAVHLANDSEFGLSASIWTSHRGRGEALARRLQAGTVMVNDVLTCFGISEAPHGGVKASGIGRSHGRFGLEEMVRLKYVDSDLVPGMRKVWWFGYGAEFARQMQGFVDFLFARGPRRLTGGLRSMGAFFRKGRL; encoded by the coding sequence ATGGCGACGGAAGTCCAGGTCACCGCTCCGCGCATCGCGGTCCACGACCCCGCGAGCGGCGCATTGCTGAGCGAACTCGACTGCGCAACACCGGACGATGTCCGCACTGCGGTGGAGCGGGCGGCCGCGGCGCAGCCGGCGTGGGCGGAACTGGATGTGCGGCGGCGCGTCGAGATCCTGAAGAGCTTCCAGCGCCGGCTCTACGAGACAAAAGACGCGGTCGCCGAGCTGATCACGCGCGAAGCCGGCAAGCCGGTCACCGAGGCGCTGCTCACGGAAGTGCTGGTGGTGCTCGACGCGGCCCGGTTCTTCATCGAGAACGCCCACGCACTGCTGCACGACCAGCCGGTCCCGCACGCCAACCCGATCATGAAGGCCAAGCGCGGATGGCTGCGGCGCGAGCCGCACGGGGTGGTCGGCATCATCTCGCCGTGGAATTATCCGTTCTCGATCCCTGCGACCGAGTCGCTGGCCGCGCTGGTGGCAGGAAACGCCGTCGTCCTGAAACCCTCGGAGTTCACTCCGCTCAGCGCGCTCGAGCTGGGCAAGCTGCTGGCAGCCGCAGGCGTGCCCCAGGATGTATTTCAGGTCGTGGTCGGCGAAGGACCGGCGGGCGCGGCGCTGACCGGGTCGGCGATCGACAAGCTGGTGTTCACGGGCAGCGTCCCGACCGGAAAGCGAGTGGCCCAGGCGGCGGCAGCGCGGCTGCTGCCCGTGGTGCTTGAACTCGGCGGCAAAGACCCCATGATCGTGCTCGACGATGCCGATCTCGACGTAGCCTCCAGCGCCGCCGTCTGGGGCGCCTTTGTGAACTGCGGGCAGGCATGCCTTTCGGTCGAGCGCTGCTACGTGCACCGCAGCCTTTACGACAAGTTCCTGGAAGCCTGCGTCGCCAAGACGCAACGGCTTCGCGTGGGCAAGGGTCTGGACCCGCAGACCGACGTCGGCCCGCTCATCCATCAGCGGCAGCTGGAGATGGTCGAATCGCACGTCGAGGAGGCTCGGTCGCGCGGCGCGCGCGTGCTGGCCGGCGGACAGCGCCGAATCGATCTCGGTCCAAATTTTTATGCGCCCACCGTGCTGGCCGATGTGGACCACACGATGCGCATCATGCGCGAAGAGACCTTCGGCCCGGTGCTGCCGGTGATGTCCTTCGACACGGAGGAGGAAGCGGTCCACCTGGCCAACGACTCCGAGTTCGGACTGTCGGCGAGCATATGGACCTCGCACCGCGGCCGCGGGGAGGCGCTCGCCCGACGGCTACAGGCGGGCACGGTCATGGTGAACGACGTCCTGACCTGCTTCGGCATCAGCGAGGCGCCGCACGGAGGGGTGAAGGCCAGCGGCATCGGCCGCAGCCACGGGCGCTTCGGCCTGGAGGAGATGGTGCGGCTGAAATACGTGGATTCCGACCTCGTTCCCGGCATGCGCAAGGTCTGGTGGTTCGGCTACGGTGCGGAGTTTGCGCGCCAGATGCAGGGCTTCGTGGACTTCCTGTTCGCCCGCGGCCCGCGGCGGCTCACCGGCGGCCTGCGCTCGATGGGCGCATTCTTCCGCAAAGGGCGACTGTAG
- a CDS encoding glycosyltransferase family 2 protein, whose amino-acid sequence MTLSVCYITLNEEANLPRTLESVRWADEIIIVDNGSTDRTLEIARSFGAKVFTEPWKGYAGQRNSAHDKATSDWILSLGADEEVSPELAGELRSFLKSAPQDGNLGYEVPRKNIIFGRWLRWGGNWPDYGLRLFRRGQGRVMDRAVHETVHVDGPVGRLRGALIHHAYPTIASFTAHMERYSTLSAEVIVRERKQTWFWFDVWLRPVIAFKWDYFFRLGFLDGREGFLFHLYHALYVSWKYAKAWELTRNSRNS is encoded by the coding sequence ATGACGCTCTCCGTCTGCTACATCACGTTGAACGAAGAGGCGAACCTGCCGCGCACCCTGGAGAGCGTCCGCTGGGCCGACGAGATCATCATCGTGGACAACGGTTCCACCGACCGCACCCTGGAGATCGCCCGCAGCTTCGGCGCCAAGGTCTTCACCGAACCGTGGAAGGGCTACGCGGGACAAAGGAACTCCGCCCACGATAAGGCGACGAGTGACTGGATCCTGAGCCTGGGCGCCGACGAGGAGGTCAGCCCGGAGCTGGCCGGCGAGCTGCGCTCGTTCCTGAAGTCGGCGCCGCAAGACGGCAACCTCGGCTACGAAGTCCCGCGCAAGAACATCATCTTCGGACGCTGGCTGCGCTGGGGCGGCAACTGGCCCGATTACGGCCTGCGCCTCTTCCGCCGCGGCCAAGGTCGCGTGATGGACCGCGCTGTGCACGAGACCGTGCACGTCGACGGCCCGGTCGGCCGCCTGCGTGGCGCGCTCATCCACCATGCCTATCCCACCATCGCCAGCTTCACCGCCCACATGGAGCGCTACTCGACCCTCTCCGCCGAAGTCATCGTCCGCGAGCGCAAGCAGACCTGGTTCTGGTTCGATGTCTGGCTGCGCCCGGTGATCGCCTTCAAGTGGGATTACTTCTTCCGCCTGGGTTTTCTGGACGGCCGCGAGGGATTTCTCTTTCACCTCTACCACGCGCTGTACGTGAGCTGGAAGTACGCCAAGGCCTGGGAACTCACCCGCAACTCGCGGAACTCCTAA